From the Simplicispira suum genome, the window CCCGGCGCCAGGTGGATGGACAGCGGTGCACCCGGCTCCCAGTAACTGGAGATCTGCAGCACCGCCGGGCCCGAGAGGCCGCGGTGGGTGAACAGCAGGTCTTCCTGGAACGTTGTGCGTTCCTTCTTGGCTCCTGTACTTATCTCAACCGGCAGAGCCAGGCCGGCGAGCTGCGCATACGGTGCCCAGGCCGCGCCGTCGAACGTCAGTGGCACCAGGCCAGGCCGGCGCTCGATGAGCGGCACGCCAAACTGCTGCGCCAGGCGGTAGCCGAAATCGGTGGCGCCGATCTTGGGGATGGACAGACCGCCCGTGGCCACCACCAGGCTGCGCGCCCTCACGGCGCCGCGATCAGTATCAATTTTGTAGCTGCCAGCGCAGGTCCCATCTGCGCTAGGGGCAGAAAAGACTATATTTTTGACGCTGCAGGGCTGCCAGTGCGTTACGCCACCCGCAGCGCATTCGGCCAGCAGCATGGCGATGATGTCTTCGGCCGAGCGGTCGGCAAACAACTGGCCCTTGTGCTTCTCGTGCCAGGCGATGCCGTGGCGCTCCAGCAGGGCAATGAAGTCCTGGGGCGTGTAGCGTGAGAGCGCCGAGCGACAGAACTGCGGGTTCTGGCCGACGAAGTGCTTGTGCGGCGCGCGCGGGTCGAGATCGCGGTTGGTGAAGTTGCAGCGCCCGCCACCCGAGATGCGAATCTTCTCGGCCACCTTGTCGGCGTGGTCGAGCAGCAGCACGCGCAGCCCGCGCTGGCCGGCCTGGCCGGCGCAGAACAGGCCGGCGGCGCCGGCGCCGATGACGACGGCGTCAAATATTTCCATGAAAAGAGGGCGCCAGCGCTTGTTCTGTAAGCGCTAGATGCTACGAAAAAGAAAGCTTGAAGACTGGCGCCGGTTCAGCCCTGCGCCGCGAAGGACGAGTGTAGTGCCGGGGCCTGATGCCCCGTGGCCGCCGCGACGCCGCGCAGCACATCGCCCACGACGATGATGCACGGGCTGGCCAGGGCTTCGCTGCGGGCGCTGGCGTGCAGGCTTGCCAGCGTGCACCGGGCCACGCGCTGCTCCGGCAGGCTGACGCGCTCGACGATGGCGGCGGGTGTGTGGGCGGGCAGGCCGGCGAGCAGGCCTGCTTCGATGTCGGCCAGGCGGCTGACGCCCATGTAGATCACCAGCGTCAGGCGCGCGGCATGGGCGGTGCCGGCAATCAAGCCCCAATCGGTTTCGCGCCCTGGGTGGGCATGGCCGGTGATGAAGAGCACCCCGTGGGCCTGCGCACGGTGTGTCAGCGCCGTGCCCAGCGCGGCGCTGCAGGCCAGGCCTGCGGTGACGCCGTTCACCACCTCCACCGCGATGCCGGCGGCGCGCAGGTGCGCCACCTCCTCGCCCCCGCGGCCGAACACCATGGGGTCGCCGCCCTTGAGGCGCACCACGTTCTCGCCCTCCAGCACGGCCATCAGCATCAGCCGCTCGATGAATGCCTGGGGCGTGCTCGTGCAGCCGCCGCGCTTGCCCACATGGACCACGCGGGCCGTGGGGCGGGCGAGCGCCAGCACGCCGGGGCTGACCAGGTCGTCCACCAGCAGCACGCTGGCGGCCTGGATGGCGCGCACCGCCTTGAGCGTGAGCAGCTCCGGGTCGCCCGGCCCGGCGCCCACCAGGGTGCAGCGGCCGTGCAGCAGGGGATTGCCTGCGGGGAAGGAGGTGGAGCTGGCGGGGGAGGTCAGGGCTGAGGGCGGTGGTTTCACGGTGCTGGCCTTGCAGATTCAATCTGCAGGACCAGACGCAAGATATGTTCCACCTGCCGCGCGATGGGGTCCGGCACGGGCAGGCGCCCGTCCAGCATGGCGCGGGTGAGGGCGGCGGTGCCATCCAAGTCGGTGCTGGCCGACAGTTCGGGCAGGCTGGCAAGCGGGCCGCCCTGGGCCTCTTCCAGGCGGGTGACGGCGCCGGCAACGAAACCGTCCATCTGCGGCATGCGGCGCGCGTCGGCCACCGGCTCGCCCTCGGTGCCGCGCAGCAGCAGCGCGTCGGCGCCCGTCAGGGCAAAGGTAGCGGCCATGGATTCGGCGTATTCCCGGTGCGTGTAGCTGCCCACCACCAGGGCGCGGCCCCCGACGGGCGCCAGCGGGTTCATCAGCTTGACGAGGCTGTGTGCGCTGTTCCTCACCCCCAGCGTGCGCCGCACCGCCAGCAGGCGCGCCAGGCCCGGCAGCAGCAGGGCGGTGGGCGCGAAGGCAACGCTGCCAGGTGCTATTGTTTGAATAGCTGAAAGCGCAGGTACATCAAGCGCTGCAAGCACATTTTGGCTAAAAATTCGGCTGTCTTCGGTGGCGGTGCCGTGCACCAGCACCGGCAAGCCCTCCCGCGCCAGCAGCAGCGCCAGCAAGGGCGTGAGCACCGGCAGCTTGCGCGCACCGTTGTAGCTGGGCAGCACCACCAGCGTGCGGGTGCTCGCGGGCAGCGGCGCCAGGCGCGCGTGCACGGCGTCGAGAAAGCCGGCCATCTCCTCGGGCGTTTCGCCCTTGACGCGCATGGCGATGCAAAACGCCCCTACCTCCAGATCGCTCGCGCTGCCGTCGAGCACCTGGCCCATCAGGTCGCAGGCGTGCTCGCGCGGCAGGGGGCGGGCGCCCTGGGCGCCGCGGGCGATGATTTTGAGGTAGTGGCTGATGGCCATGCGCAAGCTCGCAAAAGAAGGGAGCAGGGATTGTTGCTCAGTAGCCGTCAAGCCGCGCGCGCCTGCGCCGGCGTGCCCTGCACCAGGCGGCGCAGCTCGGGCACGCAGGAGCCGCATTGCGTGCCGCAGCGCAACTGCGCCTGCAAGGCGCTCAGCCGGGCAGCGGCATCGCCCGCCAGGCGCGCGAGCGCGTCGGCAATGGCGCCTTCGCTCACGCCGAGGCAGCTGCACACCTGGCGTGCACCCGCCACTGCGCCCTGGGTGCCGCGCGGCGGCTTGGCGCCAGGCGCCAGCAGCATGCGGCCATAGGGGTCGGTCGGCAGCGCGTGCTGCAGCACGCCTGTGAGCCAGTGCTGGGCCTCGGTGTCGCCGGCCAGCAGCAGGGCGCCCAGGGTGTTGTGCGCCGCGCCGCGCACGAGGCGTGCGGCACGCCGCTGTCCCTGGCGCCGGTCGGCGTAGCGCAGCGTGCCCTCGCTGGCCAGGCCCAGCAATCCCTCGATGCGTTCGAGCACAGCATCGGGCGCGGCATAGTGCCCGGCGGCCGTGAGGCAGACGCCGGTGCGCTGGGGCGTGTCGGCACTGGATGGCGCCGCAAACAGCGTGCAACTGGCGAAGGCGAACGCGTCCATCAGCGCGGCCAGCGCGGTGCGGGCGCGCAGCGCCTCGTCCTCGGGGAACCAGGCCATGGCGCAGAGCTGCCAGGGCAAGTCGACTTTGAGGATCTTGACGGCGCTGTGCTTGAGCGCAGGCTGCTGCGAAACAGGGCAGCGCTCCTGCGTGGTGAGGGCATTCACCCCCGCCAGCGCCCGGCCACCTGCGGACTGCCCGCCCAGCCATTCGCTGCCCCAGTGCATGGCGATGAAGGCCTGGCCGGGCGCTATTTCAGCGCTGGCCTGCACCGGCAGCACGATGCTGGCGCGCGCGCTGGTGACGCAGGCGAGCGTGCCCTCCTGCAGGCCCTGGCGCGCCATGTCGCCCGCATGCATCTGCACGCAGGGCGCGCCCGCGTGGCCCGAGAGGCGCGCCACGGTCCCCGTGCGGCTCATGCCGTGCCACTGGTCGCGCAGCCGCCCGGTGGTCAGCACAAAGGGGTAGCGCAGGCCCGGTGATTCGGCCAGGCCCTGGGCCGCCAGCACGGCAAAGCGCGCCCGGCCGTCGGGCGTGGGGAACACGCCGTCTTCGTACAGGCGCTTGCGCCCCTGCGTCGCCCCTTCTGGCAGGGGCCACTGCTGCGGACCGGCGGCGTCCAGCCTGGCGTAGGAGAGGCCCGTAATGTCCAGGTCGCGCCCGCGCGTGCTCTCGCGGTGCTCGTTCCAGATGGCCTCGGTCGCGGCTTCGGCGCTGGCGCCTGGCTTGGCGTAGGGAAACAGCGTGGGCCTGCCGGGGCGCAGGTGCTGCTCCAGGCGCTGTGCAAACTGCAGCGCGATCTGCCAATCGTGGCGGGCCGCTCCCGCAGCGGGAACGGCGCTGCGCACCCGCGAAATGCGGCGCTCGCTGTTGGTGACCGTGCCGGTCTTCTCGCCCCAGGTGCTGGCGGGCAGCAGCAGGTCGGCGTAGGCGGCGGTGGCGGTGTGGGCAAACGCCTCCTGCAGCACGACGAATTCGGCGCGCTCGAGCGCGCGGCGCACCGCGCTTTGGTGGGGCAGGCTCTGCGCCGGGTTGGTGCAGGCGATCCACAGCGCGCGGATCTCGCCATCGGCCGCGGCCTCGAACATCTCTACCGCCGTCCTGCCGGGCTTGGCAGGCACCTCGCTCAATCCCCACAGCGCGGCCACTTCGGCGCGGTGCTGGGGAAGGCCCAAGTCGCGGTGGCCTGAGAGCAAATTCGACATGCCGCCCACCTCGCGCCCGCCCATGGCGTTGGCCTGGCCGGTGAGCGAGAGCGGCCCGGCGCCCGGCTTGCCGATTTGCCCTGTGGCCAGGTGCAGGTGCACCAGCGCGGCGTTGTTGGCGGTGCCGGCGCTGCTCTGGTTCAGGCCCTGGCAGTACAGGCTGAGCGTGCGGCCACGCGGCGCGCTGGCGCCGCTCGCCACGCCGGCAAACCAGCGCGCCGCCTGCAGCAGGTCGGCAACTGCAATGCCGCATTCGCGTGCCACGCGCTCGGGCGTGCAGGCGGCGAGCTGCGGCTGCAGTGCGGCAAAACCGCTGGTGTGCGCGGCGATGTAGTCGGTATCGAGCCAGGCCTGGCGCTGCATCAGGTGCAGCATGCCGGCCATGAGGATGGCGTCGCTGCCGGGCTGGATTTGCAGGAACAGGTCGGCGCAGGCGGCGGTGTCGGTGCGGCGCGGGTCCACCACGATGATCTTCATGTCCGGCCGCGCGGCGCGTGCGTCTTCGATGCGCCGGAACAGCACCGGGTGCGCCCAGGCGGTGTTGCTGCCGATGATGAACAGGCAGTCGGCGTGCGCCACGTCGTCGTAGCAGGCAGGCGGCGCGTCGGCGCCCAGCGTGGCTTTGTAGCCGGCGGCCGCGCTGCTCATGCACAGGCGCGAGTTGGTGTCGATGTTGTTGGTGCCCACCAGGCCTTTGGCCAGCTTGTTGAAGACGTAATAGTCTTCGGTGAGCAACTGGCCCGAGACGTAAAACCCCACGGCATCCGGCCCGTGCGCGGCGATGGTGCCGGCGAAGCGGTTGGCGGCCAGGTCCAGCGCCGCATCCCAGGCCAGGGGTTCGGGCTCGCCGCCGCGTGTCAGGCGCCTAAGGGGCTGCAGCAAACGCATCTGGCGCGTCACGCTGGCGCTGGCGCTCAGGTGCAAGGTGGCGCCTTTGGTGCACAGCCGCCCGAAATTGGCCGGGTGGTCGGGGTCGCCGCGCACACCGGTGATGGCGCTGCCCTCGGTTTCGATGATCACGCCGCAGCCTACGCCGCAGTAGGGGCAGGTGGATCGGGTTTCCTGCGGCAGGCCGGGGCGGGCGGAGAGAGTGCTTGCGGTCATGGTCAGACCTACGCAAGCGCCGTGCCCGTTCTCACACGGAATCAGCCGCGCGCGTGCAGCACGCCGATCAGTGCCACCACCGCCAGGCCCAGCAGCAGCGACAGCGTGCGCCAGAACAGCAGCGGGTTGCGCCGCACGAGCGGGGTGCGCGTGCGCGCCAGCGTGGCTGCGCCGGGCTGGTGCAGCTCGTGCACGAATTCGGACATCGCTTCCTGGCGCTTGAGAGGGTCAGGGTGCACAGCGCGCTCCAGCACTGCGTCCACCCAGGCGGGGATGGGGCGACTTTCGTCGTGCAGGGCGCTGCTGTAGCGCAGCTGGCGCAGTTGGGCGCGGCTTTGCACCCGGGCCACCTGGGCGCCGTAGGGCAGGCGGCCGGTGAGCATCTGGTAGGTGATGACGCCGAGCGAAAACAAGTCTGAGCGGGGTGTTCCGGCTTCGCCCAAAAAATACTCGGGGGCGGTGTACTGCAGGGTGCCCAGGATGTCAGCTTGGTGTGCCGCCACCTGCGATTCGACCAGTCCGGCAACGTGCACGGCGCCGAAGTCGATGATTTTTACGGTGCCGGTGGCGTCGATCAGCACGTTCTCGGGCCGCAGGTCCTGGTGCAGCATCTCCATGCGGTGAAAGGCCTGCAGGCCGCGCGCAATCTGGCCGACGATGTCGCGTACTTCGGCGAGCTGCGGGCGCGGGTGGTCCGTCATCCACTGCGCCAGTGTCTGGCCGGGGACGTATTCCAGCGCCACAAAGAGGTGTTCGCGCGGGCGCTGGCTGGGCACCGCGCGCAGCACGTGCGGGCTGTGAATGCGCCGGGCAATCCATTCTTCCAGCAGGAAGCGCTCCAGCGCGGCTTCATCGGCCTGCAGGTCAACAGCGGGTGTTTTGAGCACCACGTGCTCGCCGCTCTCCTGGTCGATGGCGAGGTAGACATGGCTGCGGTGGCTGGCATGCAGCTCGCGCACGATTTGGTAGCTGTCCAGCACGGCGCGCGGCTCCAGCAGCGGCGGCAGGCGCAGGTCTGCTCGCCGGCGCTGTAGTGCCTCGCCGGCGTCCTCGGCCAGCGCGTCAATGCACAGGATCTGCACGGTGAGGTTGTCGTCGCTGCCGCAGCGCAGGGCCTCTAGAGCGATGGCCCGCGCGGCCTCGTCCAGGTCGCCCGCGTGCGTGCGCAGGGCCTCCAGCATGAAGGCGGCGCGCACATGCTCATGCACGCCGTCGGTGCTGAGTACGAAGGTGTCGCCCGCATCCACCGCCACCGAGCGGTAGTCGAGATCGAGCTGTGGCTGCACGCCGAGCGCGCGGCTCAAGTGGCTGCTGCCGCCCTCCAGCACCACGCGGTGATCTTCAGTGAGCTGCTCCAGCGCCTGGCCTTGCACGCGGTAGATGCGGCTGTCGCCTACGTGAAACAGGTGCGCCGTGGCGCCCTTGAGCACCAGGGCGCTGAGGGTGCAGACATGGCCCCGATCCGCATCGAAGCGGTGCGGGCTGCGCCGCGTCTGGGCGTGCAGCCAGGCGTTGGTGGCGGCCAGCACGCACTGCACCGAGCGGCGAACGCTCCAGGCGTCGCTGGTGCAGTAGTAATCCTGCAGCAGGGCATGCACGGCGGCGGCGCTGGCGAAGTGACTGACCTCGCTGCTGCTGATGCCGTCGGCCAGGGCCAGCGCCACGCCCTTGCGGGACAGGGCCTCGCCAGTGGGGACGCAGGCGCCGTGGAAATCCTGGTTCAGTGCCTTGCGGCCCCGGTCCGAATACTGGCCGATGCGGACCTGCAGGGCGTCTGGCATGCTGATTTCAGACCAGCTTGCGCTTGGGCGCGGTGCGGCCGTGCGTGACGTAGAGCGTGAGGCCGGTGAACGCGATGCCGCCCACCAGGTTGCCCAGCACGGTGGGGATTTCGTTCCAGACAAAGTAGTCGAGAACGGAGAAGTTGCCGCCCATCATCAGACCGGAGGGGAAGAGAAACATGTTCACCACCGAGTGCTCGAAGCCCATGGCGAAGAACACCATCACCGGCATCCACATGGCGATGACCTTGCCGCTCACGGTGGTGGAAATCATCGCGCCGACGACGCCGGTGGAGACCATCCAGTTGCACAGCATGCCGCGCACGAAGATGGTCAGCCAGCCCATCAGGCCGTACTTGGCGTAGCCCAGGGTGCGTGATTCGCCGATGTGGCCGATCTTGATGCCAACCTCGTTGGGCGGCACGGAAAAGCCGTAGGTGAAGGTGAAGGCCATCAAAAACGCGACGGTGAGCGCGCCGAGGAAGTTGCCGACGAACACCAGTCCCCAGTTGCGCAGCACCCCGCCGATGGTGACGCCTGGGCGCTTGTCGATCAGCGCCAGCGGCGCCAGCACGAAGACGCCGGTGAGCAGGTCGAACCCCAGCAGGTAGAGCATGCAAAAGCCCACCGGGAACAGGATGGCGCCGACCAGCGCCGAACCGCTCATCACGGCGGAGGACACCGCGAACACAGCGGCCAGCGAGAGGATGGCCCCTGCCATGTACGCGCGGATCAGCGTGTCGCGGGTGGACATGTAGATCTTGGATTCACCGGCGTCCACCATCTTGGTGACGAATTCTGAAGGGGCAAGGTAGGCCATGGCGTGCTTTCGTGGGGAGTCGAGGGTCTCAGGCGGCGGCAAGCGTGCGCTGGCAGGGCCCGGCGAGCGGGCGCGTCTCGGTGGTGGCGTGGCGCGCCAGTTCATCGGCGTCGAGGAAGACCTCGCCGTTATCTACCTTCACCGCGAACTTCGGCGTGCAGCCCTCGTCGGGTGCGGCGGCCTGGCCGGTGCACAGGCCAATGGTCCAGTTGTGCAGCGGGCAGGCCACGCTGGTCCCAAAGACGATGCCTTGCGACAGCGGCCCGCCCTTGTGCGGGCAGCGGTCGAGCAGGGCGAAGACCTGGTCGTCGGCGCCGCGGAAAATGGCGACGTCCAGGCCCTGCGCCCGCCCCACGCGGCGGGCGCCCAGGCGGGGAATGTCGTCCACACGGCAAATGGGGGTCCAATGGGTCATTGCTATTCCTTTGGTAGCTGGTGGTGCTTATGGGACAAGCGCTAGAGGCTGTTTTTGCTTGAAGTTTCGTGAAATCAAGGGGCATCAGGCGATGGCAATCGGGATGAACTGGCGTTCGTCCACCTGCGCGCGCCGGCTCTCGAACCACGGGTCGGGCGTGCCCGCGAGCGCGTGCTGCAGCCGCGCCCACAGCGCCTTGCGGCCCGCCGGGTCGCCCAGGATTTTTTTCTTCACATGGTCCAGGCCGACACGCGCCACGTAGTGCACCGTGCGCTCCAGGTACCAGCCTTCCTCGCGGTACAGCTGCATGAAGGCGCCGGTGTATTCCATGACTTCCTCGGCGGTTTTGAGCTTGACGAAGAACTGCGCCACCTCGGTCTTGGTGCCGCCGTTGCCGGCGATGAGCATCTCCCAGCCGCTGTCCACGCCGATGATTCCGACGTCCTTGATGCCGCTCTCGGCGCAGTTGCGCGGGCAGCCGCTGACGGCGAACTTGACCTTGTGCGGCGCCTGCATGCCGAAGAAGGCGCGCTCGAGGTCCTTGCCCAATTGCGTGCTGTCCTGCGTGCCCATGCGGCACCACTCCTTGCCGACGCAGGTTTTCACGGTGCGCAGCGCCTTGGCGTAGGCGTGGCCGCTGGGCATGCCGATGTCCTGCCACACGGCCTGCAGGTCTTCTTTCTTGACGCCCAAGAGGTCGATGCGCTGGCCCCCGGTCACCTTCACCGTGGGGATCTGGTACTTGTCCACCACGTCGGCAATGCGGCGCAGTTCGGCGGCGCTGGTCTCGCCGCCCCACATGCGCGGCACCACGGAATACGTGCCGTCCTTCTGGATATTGGCGTGGCTGCGCTCGTTGATGAAGCGGCTTTGCGGGTCGTCCTGCGCCTCGTGCGGCCAGCTGCATTGGCGGTAGTAGTTGATGGCCGGGCGGCAGGTGGGGCAGCCGTCGGGCGTCTTCCACTCCATGAAGCGAAACACGGCCTCGCTGGTGAGCAGGTGGTGCGCCGCGATGGCGTCCCGCACCGCCTGGTGGCCGTGGTCGGTGCAGGCGCAGACCGGCTTGGTCTTTGGGGTGGCGGAATAGTCGCCGCCGGCCGTGGCCATCAGGATCTGCTCGACCAGGCCGGTGCACGAGCCGCAGCTCGCGCTGGCCTTGGTGTGCTTGCGCACGT encodes:
- a CDS encoding nitrate reductase is translated as MTASTLSARPGLPQETRSTCPYCGVGCGVIIETEGSAITGVRGDPDHPANFGRLCTKGATLHLSASASVTRQMRLLQPLRRLTRGGEPEPLAWDAALDLAANRFAGTIAAHGPDAVGFYVSGQLLTEDYYVFNKLAKGLVGTNNIDTNSRLCMSSAAAGYKATLGADAPPACYDDVAHADCLFIIGSNTAWAHPVLFRRIEDARAARPDMKIIVVDPRRTDTAACADLFLQIQPGSDAILMAGMLHLMQRQAWLDTDYIAAHTSGFAALQPQLAACTPERVARECGIAVADLLQAARWFAGVASGASAPRGRTLSLYCQGLNQSSAGTANNAALVHLHLATGQIGKPGAGPLSLTGQANAMGGREVGGMSNLLSGHRDLGLPQHRAEVAALWGLSEVPAKPGRTAVEMFEAAADGEIRALWIACTNPAQSLPHQSAVRRALERAEFVVLQEAFAHTATAAYADLLLPASTWGEKTGTVTNSERRISRVRSAVPAAGAARHDWQIALQFAQRLEQHLRPGRPTLFPYAKPGASAEAATEAIWNEHRESTRGRDLDITGLSYARLDAAGPQQWPLPEGATQGRKRLYEDGVFPTPDGRARFAVLAAQGLAESPGLRYPFVLTTGRLRDQWHGMSRTGTVARLSGHAGAPCVQMHAGDMARQGLQEGTLACVTSARASIVLPVQASAEIAPGQAFIAMHWGSEWLGGQSAGGRALAGVNALTTQERCPVSQQPALKHSAVKILKVDLPWQLCAMAWFPEDEALRARTALAALMDAFAFASCTLFAAPSSADTPQRTGVCLTAAGHYAAPDAVLERIEGLLGLASEGTLRYADRRQGQRRAARLVRGAAHNTLGALLLAGDTEAQHWLTGVLQHALPTDPYGRMLLAPGAKPPRGTQGAVAGARQVCSCLGVSEGAIADALARLAGDAAARLSALQAQLRCGTQCGSCVPELRRLVQGTPAQARAA
- the cobA gene encoding uroporphyrinogen-III C-methyltransferase → MTSPASSTSFPAGNPLLHGRCTLVGAGPGDPELLTLKAVRAIQAASVLLVDDLVSPGVLALARPTARVVHVGKRGGCTSTPQAFIERLMLMAVLEGENVVRLKGGDPMVFGRGGEEVAHLRAAGIAVEVVNGVTAGLACSAALGTALTHRAQAHGVLFITGHAHPGRETDWGLIAGTAHAARLTLVIYMGVSRLADIEAGLLAGLPAHTPAAIVERVSLPEQRVARCTLASLHASARSEALASPCIIVVGDVLRGVAAATGHQAPALHSSFAAQG
- a CDS encoding formate/nitrite transporter family protein produces the protein MAYLAPSEFVTKMVDAGESKIYMSTRDTLIRAYMAGAILSLAAVFAVSSAVMSGSALVGAILFPVGFCMLYLLGFDLLTGVFVLAPLALIDKRPGVTIGGVLRNWGLVFVGNFLGALTVAFLMAFTFTYGFSVPPNEVGIKIGHIGESRTLGYAKYGLMGWLTIFVRGMLCNWMVSTGVVGAMISTTVSGKVIAMWMPVMVFFAMGFEHSVVNMFLFPSGLMMGGNFSVLDYFVWNEIPTVLGNLVGGIAFTGLTLYVTHGRTAPKRKLV
- the nirD gene encoding nitrite reductase small subunit NirD, which encodes MTHWTPICRVDDIPRLGARRVGRAQGLDVAIFRGADDQVFALLDRCPHKGGPLSQGIVFGTSVACPLHNWTIGLCTGQAAAPDEGCTPKFAVKVDNGEVFLDADELARHATTETRPLAGPCQRTLAAA
- the ybiB gene encoding DNA-binding protein YbiB, whose protein sequence is MAISHYLKIIARGAQGARPLPREHACDLMGQVLDGSASDLEVGAFCIAMRVKGETPEEMAGFLDAVHARLAPLPASTRTLVVLPSYNGARKLPVLTPLLALLLAREGLPVLVHGTATEDSRIFSQNVLAALDVPALSAIQTIAPGSVAFAPTALLLPGLARLLAVRRTLGVRNSAHSLVKLMNPLAPVGGRALVVGSYTHREYAESMAATFALTGADALLLRGTEGEPVADARRMPQMDGFVAGAVTRLEEAQGGPLASLPELSASTDLDGTAALTRAMLDGRLPVPDPIARQVEHILRLVLQIESARPAP
- a CDS encoding NAD(P)/FAD-dependent oxidoreductase gives rise to the protein MEIFDAVVIGAGAAGLFCAGQAGQRGLRVLLLDHADKVAEKIRISGGGRCNFTNRDLDPRAPHKHFVGQNPQFCRSALSRYTPQDFIALLERHGIAWHEKHKGQLFADRSAEDIIAMLLAECAAGGVTHWQPCSVKNIVFSAPSADGTCAGSYKIDTDRGAVRARSLVVATGGLSIPKIGATDFGYRLAQQFGVPLIERRPGLVPLTFDGAAWAPYAQLAGLALPVEISTGAKKERTTFQEDLLFTHRGLSGPAVLQISSYWEPGAPLSIHLAPGVDLLAALADAKLRSRKLLANVLAQWVPSRLADAWAAQSSDWQRPMAEVPDKALVRLAERLTRWELVPTGSEGYKKAEVTLGGVDTRALSQQTMECKAQPGLYFIGEVVDVTGWLGGYNFQWAWASAVACAQALPTR
- a CDS encoding bifunctional protein-serine/threonine kinase/phosphatase, which codes for MPDALQVRIGQYSDRGRKALNQDFHGACVPTGEALSRKGVALALADGISSSEVSHFASAAAVHALLQDYYCTSDAWSVRRSVQCVLAATNAWLHAQTRRSPHRFDADRGHVCTLSALVLKGATAHLFHVGDSRIYRVQGQALEQLTEDHRVVLEGGSSHLSRALGVQPQLDLDYRSVAVDAGDTFVLSTDGVHEHVRAAFMLEALRTHAGDLDEAARAIALEALRCGSDDNLTVQILCIDALAEDAGEALQRRRADLRLPPLLEPRAVLDSYQIVRELHASHRSHVYLAIDQESGEHVVLKTPAVDLQADEAALERFLLEEWIARRIHSPHVLRAVPSQRPREHLFVALEYVPGQTLAQWMTDHPRPQLAEVRDIVGQIARGLQAFHRMEMLHQDLRPENVLIDATGTVKIIDFGAVHVAGLVESQVAAHQADILGTLQYTAPEYFLGEAGTPRSDLFSLGVITYQMLTGRLPYGAQVARVQSRAQLRQLRYSSALHDESRPIPAWVDAVLERAVHPDPLKRQEAMSEFVHELHQPGAATLARTRTPLVRRNPLLFWRTLSLLLGLAVVALIGVLHARG